One region of Baekduia soli genomic DNA includes:
- a CDS encoding Fic family protein, whose translation MLFSTPTPSKALASQLRELDGLRARLGDATGVAGPWLGQLRRQVRASTMESSVSIEGFHVPRGDGPGIVAGSDVPDPADTDRMALASYARAMDHVGTLAIDPHFRWLDRVILDLHFDACLFQRDRSPGLWRTGPIYVTSPGGGPPAYTGPDFDEVPGLMDDVVGWLQDGDLDSHVAVRGAMAHLHVVSVHPFADGNGRISRIVQSLVLARAGLLAPEFSSIEEHLGRHTGDYYRVLQQVQGGSYQPDRDATPWIRFCITAHIEQARARLDQIAAASARWAALEELVESRGWPDRLVIALEQSLFDGVERKAYALEAGVSLATATTDLRRLVDAALIHQQGRTRSTRYVASPSLREHLQSGR comes from the coding sequence GTGCTGTTTTCGACGCCGACACCAAGCAAGGCACTTGCTTCGCAGCTGCGCGAGCTCGATGGGCTGCGCGCTCGTCTCGGCGACGCGACCGGAGTCGCGGGTCCGTGGCTGGGTCAGCTGCGACGCCAGGTGCGAGCGAGCACGATGGAGAGCTCGGTCTCGATCGAGGGCTTTCACGTGCCCAGGGGCGACGGCCCGGGGATCGTGGCAGGCTCCGACGTCCCCGATCCGGCAGACACCGATCGCATGGCGCTGGCCAGCTACGCGCGTGCGATGGACCACGTCGGCACGCTGGCCATCGACCCGCACTTCCGGTGGCTGGATCGCGTGATCCTCGACCTGCACTTCGATGCCTGCCTCTTCCAGCGCGACCGCTCGCCCGGGTTGTGGCGCACCGGGCCGATCTACGTCACGAGCCCAGGCGGCGGACCACCGGCCTACACCGGCCCGGACTTCGATGAGGTCCCTGGACTCATGGATGACGTCGTCGGCTGGCTTCAGGACGGCGACCTCGACAGCCACGTCGCGGTGCGTGGCGCGATGGCGCACCTGCACGTCGTCTCGGTCCATCCCTTCGCCGACGGCAACGGGCGCATCTCCCGCATCGTCCAATCGCTCGTGCTCGCGCGCGCCGGGCTGCTCGCGCCGGAGTTCAGCTCGATCGAGGAGCACCTCGGTCGTCATACCGGCGATTACTACCGCGTCCTGCAGCAGGTCCAAGGCGGCAGCTACCAGCCCGACCGCGACGCCACGCCGTGGATCCGCTTCTGCATCACCGCCCACATCGAACAGGCGCGAGCACGTCTGGACCAGATCGCCGCCGCATCCGCGCGCTGGGCGGCGCTCGAAGAGCTCGTCGAATCCCGAGGCTGGCCGGACCGGCTCGTCATCGCCCTCGAGCAGAGCCTCTTCGACGGCGTCGAACGCAAGGCCTACGCCCTGGAAGCCGGTGTTTCCCTGGCCACCGCGACCACCGACCTCAGGCGACTCGTCGACGCCGCGCTCATCCATCAGCAAGGACGGACCCGCAGCACGCGCTACGTCGCCTCCCCTTCGCTGCGTGAGCACCTGCAATCCGGACGGTGA
- a CDS encoding ATP-dependent nuclease, whose protein sequence is MFLSTLKVAGYRAAADGELEVSLPGRFSVLVGANGVGKTTVCDGVVLAHRSVFPRSPTFAAEALGARPRSVSAAYSYEADLSDEGPLGRALQIASGHEAPGGSAGEWTRDLNRQLGVVRPGQPSDSSLLEHLRLVHLPAHRNPLDELARREARVLVELLRAQQQRATGGRDLGGLRASATNLLEALAQHDLIKAIEERIATHLASLSAGVTRQWPYVRGQVVDDLYLARVLELMLATLEGREHARALDVSGLGYVNLLHVAITLAAIPDLSIPLQPTGPTDERGPGESDQQARAAPQADADLDDVAAEAQAEEDSFFPAGVFHATLILEEPEAHLHPQLQHSLIRYLRAITLRRRELQVIVSSHAPDIVSACDPEDLVVLRRGGAGDRRSVAIASVPITDRDDVLRKTRLHLDASRSAALFADRLVLVEGVTEVAVLRELAHVWAAGDPDKQAFVDSLTIVPMGTKVGAWPVRLLATPGSEICSRLAILSDSDKPREIEPSVPDWLADHDGDIARIFFSRPTLEPALTERNEALVSSVLDTMGLASDEPASVDNVEAMFRGSRAARDDRPATPAGAGARRKGEFALEFAARVRLARHKGEVVNVPKEVAELLAFLYEGPLEAMHAAGTTST, encoded by the coding sequence ATGTTCCTCAGCACTCTGAAAGTCGCTGGATATCGCGCCGCAGCCGACGGCGAGTTGGAGGTATCGCTCCCCGGGCGATTCAGTGTTCTCGTGGGCGCCAATGGCGTAGGTAAGACGACGGTGTGTGACGGCGTCGTCCTCGCACATCGGTCGGTGTTTCCACGATCGCCAACCTTCGCCGCCGAGGCGCTCGGCGCTCGACCGCGCTCAGTTTCGGCGGCGTACAGCTACGAAGCCGATCTATCCGATGAGGGTCCTCTCGGGCGCGCGCTCCAGATCGCAAGCGGACATGAAGCGCCGGGCGGGTCGGCGGGCGAGTGGACGCGAGACCTCAACCGTCAGCTCGGCGTCGTCCGCCCGGGCCAGCCGTCCGATTCCTCGCTCCTTGAGCACCTGCGGCTCGTGCACCTTCCCGCGCACCGGAATCCCCTGGACGAACTCGCCAGACGTGAGGCCCGGGTTCTCGTTGAGCTTCTCCGGGCACAGCAGCAACGCGCAACCGGCGGCCGCGATCTCGGTGGCCTCCGGGCCAGCGCGACGAATCTTCTGGAAGCCTTGGCCCAGCACGATCTGATCAAGGCGATCGAAGAGCGCATCGCAACGCATCTCGCGTCCCTGTCAGCCGGCGTGACCCGGCAGTGGCCGTATGTCCGCGGACAAGTGGTCGACGACCTGTATCTCGCACGCGTACTCGAGTTGATGCTCGCCACTCTTGAAGGCCGCGAGCATGCGCGAGCGCTGGATGTGTCGGGTCTCGGCTACGTGAACTTGCTGCACGTTGCGATCACGCTCGCCGCCATCCCGGACCTGAGTATTCCCCTGCAGCCCACCGGCCCGACCGACGAGCGTGGCCCGGGTGAATCGGACCAACAGGCGCGGGCGGCGCCGCAGGCTGACGCCGACCTCGACGATGTCGCCGCGGAGGCGCAGGCTGAGGAGGATTCGTTCTTCCCTGCCGGCGTCTTCCACGCGACTTTGATCCTGGAGGAGCCAGAGGCTCATCTGCATCCGCAGTTGCAGCACTCGCTCATCCGTTATCTCCGTGCAATCACGCTGCGTCGCCGAGAACTACAGGTCATCGTCTCCTCGCACGCACCCGACATCGTCTCGGCGTGTGACCCTGAGGACCTCGTTGTTCTGCGGCGAGGCGGCGCCGGGGATCGCCGGTCCGTGGCGATTGCCAGCGTGCCGATCACGGACCGCGACGATGTACTGCGCAAGACGCGGCTGCATCTCGACGCAAGCCGTTCGGCAGCACTCTTCGCAGATCGGCTGGTCCTGGTCGAAGGCGTCACCGAAGTCGCCGTCCTCCGCGAACTCGCCCACGTCTGGGCCGCTGGCGATCCGGACAAGCAGGCATTCGTGGATTCCCTCACCATCGTTCCAATGGGCACGAAGGTTGGTGCTTGGCCGGTCCGACTACTTGCGACACCGGGGTCTGAGATCTGCTCGCGGCTCGCCATCTTGTCCGACAGTGACAAGCCCCGTGAGATCGAGCCGAGCGTTCCTGATTGGCTAGCCGACCACGACGGTGACATCGCGCGGATCTTCTTCAGCCGTCCGACGCTTGAGCCAGCGCTGACCGAACGCAACGAAGCCCTCGTCTCAAGCGTGCTGGACACGATGGGGTTGGCGTCCGACGAGCCGGCATCGGTCGACAACGTCGAGGCGATGTTCCGCGGTTCCCGCGCAGCCCGCGACGACCGTCCGGCGACTCCGGCGGGCGCCGGCGCGAGGCGTAAGGGCGAGTTCGCTCTCGAGTTCGCAGCGCGCGTACGACTCGCTCGACACAAGGGCGAGGTCGTCAACGTCCCCAAGGAAGTCGCCGAGTTGCTGGCGTTTTTGTACGAAGGCCCGCTTGAGGCTATGCACGCGGCAGGCACAACCAGTACATGA
- a CDS encoding UvrD-helicase domain-containing protein: MIRLPATSLGASLTAEQRAAVGARASRLYIEAAPGSGKTTVAAHRFAVQRFQRTAVIDPRAVVAVSFTRAATWELATRIRRHWGRIGVTRPHRVITLDTLIYDLLVSLLRGGHLLWPGGHIELDVRDTWKSVVEPSFTNRGVRITLLGSRAVAVPRIYEKAFSQPQPAGVAKCINAGMCTHEDVRELLALALQKPELRQFAVERLEATTRALIVDEVFDANDLDLEVVRLAADANAEVTLIGDPWQALYRFRGARPDLVPALVADLHAESAQLTTSFRWRSSAQAQLAADLRASKPIAVVRGDASDVLDVVLAAEWKHLWDLNASVLPLAFGSAKWNIPEAGATLLLDYVTRAVLALPAVYRDDALSTLGIEDPEVSARLDLLWPDVLDRLRTPGKPGLVAAYNGIVAALATESSAVFPEVRGNYTKRLGWLRERIVQPIDPIPGLTVHQAKGREWDRVGVALTDDHHGSLSQGLSHEVTAHRLIYVACTRARESTIAV, encoded by the coding sequence ATGATTCGCCTGCCGGCGACATCGCTCGGCGCGTCTCTGACTGCGGAGCAGCGCGCTGCCGTTGGCGCGCGGGCGTCAAGGTTGTACATCGAGGCCGCCCCCGGATCCGGCAAAACCACCGTCGCCGCTCATCGCTTCGCGGTCCAGCGCTTCCAGCGCACCGCTGTGATCGACCCTAGAGCGGTCGTGGCCGTGAGCTTCACACGAGCTGCGACCTGGGAGCTCGCCACGCGAATTCGTCGACACTGGGGTCGCATCGGCGTGACTCGACCCCACCGCGTCATCACTCTCGACACGCTGATCTACGACCTCCTCGTGTCTCTTCTGCGCGGCGGCCACCTCCTATGGCCTGGAGGGCACATCGAGCTCGACGTACGAGACACGTGGAAATCGGTCGTGGAACCCTCCTTCACGAACCGCGGGGTGCGGATCACGTTGCTCGGGTCGAGGGCCGTCGCCGTTCCTCGGATCTACGAGAAGGCATTCAGCCAGCCGCAGCCGGCCGGTGTGGCGAAGTGCATCAACGCGGGAATGTGCACCCACGAGGACGTGCGCGAGCTGCTCGCCCTCGCGCTGCAGAAGCCCGAGCTCCGACAGTTTGCCGTTGAGCGTCTCGAGGCTACGACCCGTGCGCTCATCGTCGACGAGGTCTTCGACGCCAACGATCTGGACCTCGAGGTGGTGAGGCTTGCGGCCGACGCCAACGCCGAAGTCACGCTCATCGGTGACCCGTGGCAGGCCCTCTATCGGTTCCGGGGCGCACGCCCCGACCTCGTGCCGGCTCTCGTGGCCGACCTTCATGCTGAGAGTGCGCAACTCACCACATCGTTCCGGTGGCGATCCAGCGCCCAGGCGCAGTTGGCCGCAGACCTCCGGGCCTCCAAGCCGATCGCTGTCGTACGTGGCGACGCGTCCGATGTCCTGGATGTCGTTCTCGCAGCCGAGTGGAAGCATCTCTGGGATCTCAACGCTTCGGTCCTGCCACTCGCCTTTGGATCGGCCAAGTGGAACATCCCCGAAGCTGGCGCAACGCTGCTGCTGGACTACGTGACGCGAGCCGTCCTCGCCCTGCCGGCGGTGTACCGCGACGACGCCCTAAGCACGCTGGGCATCGAAGATCCGGAAGTCAGCGCCCGGCTCGATCTGCTGTGGCCGGACGTGCTCGACCGGCTACGTACGCCCGGTAAGCCCGGGCTCGTGGCCGCCTACAACGGCATCGTCGCCGCACTGGCTACTGAGTCCAGCGCCGTGTTCCCGGAAGTCCGCGGGAACTACACCAAGCGTCTGGGCTGGCTTCGCGAACGGATTGTCCAACCTATCGACCCGATCCCAGGTCTCACGGTCCATCAGGCGAAAGGTCGAGAATGGGACCGTGTGGGCGTCGCCCTCACCGACGACCACCATGGCTCTCTCAGCCAGGGTCTGAGCCATGAAGTCACAGCGCATCGGCTCATCTATGTCGCATGCACTCGAGCGCGCGAGAGCACCATCGCCGTCTGA
- the recC gene encoding exodeoxyribonuclease V subunit gamma, translating to MLHLHRATRADALVDALRETLATPPAEPFATEVIAVPSKGVERWIAQRLSLHLGATTGRLDGICANVAFPSPRAVIDGALAGAADIDPDEDPWGPGRAVWPLLEVVDVCRDEAWLGALHAHLERSRGRLGAVRHIAGLFDSYALHRPEMLVRWASGDDTGVPTDAAWQAELWRRLRARLDTPSPPERLAAACARLRDEPGLADLPERLTILGLTRLPAARLQVLAALAAHRDVYLHLLHPSPALWEKAAATLGAQVPSAPRRSDDPTAALPDNRLLASWGQDARELQVVLAASGPRTDVQHDGEPTEPTTLLARLQTAVRADAAPSNEAAERAPLGLKDDSLLVHSCHGRARQVDVLRDALLHVLADDPTLEPRDIIVLCPDIEAYAPLIHATFGSGEVLEEIADDVEEPTGLPDRPDLRVRLADRALRQTNPVLGVVARLLELAGARVTASEVLDLADREPVRRRFRLDDDDMARAEGWVAASGVRWGLDAPHRGPFDLQHLSRGTWQAGLDRVLIGVTTTEDEHRLVGGVLPLDDVGSSDIDLAGRLAELVHRLTVALDALTAAQPLSTWADALLGAADALTSTRPLDAWQRQELATILTDLVDEATTGDTENTTVLTLADVRALLADRLRGRPTCANFRTGHLTICTLVPMRAVPHRVVCLLGLDDEVFPRAGTRDGDDLVLHDPHVGDRDARLEDRQLLLDALMSAGDRLLITYSGSDERTNAKRPPAVPVGELLDVVDRTVRVPTGRPRDRIVVEHPLQPFDPRNFTAGELQRDTPWGFDAPTLAGARALDGPRTSPGRFLPGPLPGIASRSLEVDDLVRFVQKPVRTFLRRRLGITVGEYDDEIDDALPIELDDLEKYGVGSRLLDMLLHGAAPKDAVSAERARGFLPPGALGQAVINEVWPKVDAVLACARDVLDLESEPESLDVRAVLADGQTLSGTVAGVAGDVLRSVSYATLGPQHRIAAWVRLVALTAAHPERPFQAITVGRRKAQACVSRIGPLGDDPQTRSATALKHLAALSDLMDRGLREPLPIACKTSHAYADAVSRGFGAPGTSAAREWVSEFRFDKEDREPEHLLAFGGQQPISFLLAPPPRTDERAWHEQEQTRFGVYARRLWSGVFAHEQIETR from the coding sequence ATGCTCCACCTTCATCGAGCTACCCGTGCCGACGCCCTTGTCGACGCCCTCCGCGAGACCCTCGCCACACCGCCAGCGGAGCCGTTCGCGACCGAGGTCATCGCCGTGCCGTCCAAAGGGGTCGAGCGCTGGATCGCTCAGCGGCTGTCGCTGCATCTAGGAGCGACGACCGGCCGCCTGGACGGGATCTGCGCCAACGTGGCGTTCCCGTCGCCACGTGCGGTCATCGATGGCGCGCTCGCCGGCGCGGCGGACATCGACCCCGACGAAGACCCGTGGGGTCCGGGCCGTGCGGTCTGGCCGCTGCTGGAGGTGGTCGACGTATGCCGCGATGAGGCGTGGCTCGGCGCCCTGCACGCGCACCTCGAACGCTCCCGCGGGAGGCTCGGCGCCGTGCGGCACATCGCCGGGCTGTTCGACAGCTATGCACTGCACCGGCCCGAGATGCTCGTTCGGTGGGCCTCGGGCGATGACACCGGCGTCCCCACTGACGCCGCGTGGCAGGCCGAGCTCTGGCGGCGACTGCGTGCGCGCCTGGACACGCCCAGCCCGCCCGAGCGCTTGGCCGCCGCGTGCGCCCGCCTTCGTGACGAGCCTGGTCTCGCAGACCTCCCGGAGCGCCTCACCATCCTAGGCCTCACGCGCCTGCCGGCCGCGCGCCTGCAGGTGCTCGCCGCGCTTGCCGCGCACCGCGACGTCTACCTCCACCTCCTGCACCCATCGCCTGCGCTGTGGGAAAAGGCCGCCGCCACACTGGGCGCTCAGGTGCCGTCCGCACCCCGCCGCAGCGACGACCCGACCGCTGCCCTGCCGGACAACCGCCTGCTCGCCTCATGGGGCCAGGACGCGCGCGAGCTCCAGGTCGTGCTCGCCGCCAGCGGCCCTCGCACCGATGTGCAGCACGATGGCGAGCCCACCGAACCTACGACCCTCCTCGCCCGCCTGCAGACTGCCGTCCGTGCCGACGCCGCGCCCTCCAACGAGGCCGCCGAACGCGCACCGCTAGGTCTCAAGGACGACAGCCTGCTTGTCCATTCCTGCCACGGCCGCGCGCGCCAAGTCGATGTCCTGCGTGACGCGCTGCTCCACGTCCTGGCCGACGACCCGACGCTCGAGCCCCGCGACATCATCGTGCTGTGCCCCGACATCGAGGCCTACGCGCCGCTGATCCACGCGACGTTCGGCTCGGGTGAGGTGCTCGAGGAGATCGCCGACGACGTGGAGGAGCCCACTGGCCTGCCGGACCGTCCGGACCTCCGCGTGCGTCTGGCCGACCGCGCACTGCGCCAGACCAACCCGGTGCTCGGCGTCGTCGCCCGGCTCCTCGAGCTCGCGGGCGCGCGCGTCACGGCATCGGAGGTCCTGGACCTGGCCGACCGCGAGCCGGTCCGCCGGCGCTTCCGCCTCGACGACGATGACATGGCGCGCGCGGAAGGGTGGGTCGCGGCCTCCGGGGTCCGCTGGGGTCTCGACGCGCCCCACCGCGGGCCCTTCGACCTCCAACACCTGTCGCGCGGCACCTGGCAGGCCGGCCTGGACCGCGTCCTGATCGGCGTCACCACGACCGAGGACGAGCACCGGCTGGTCGGCGGCGTCCTGCCCCTCGACGATGTCGGCAGCTCTGACATCGACCTCGCCGGCCGCCTGGCCGAATTGGTCCACCGGCTTACGGTGGCGCTCGACGCCCTCACCGCCGCACAGCCACTGAGCACCTGGGCTGACGCGCTCCTCGGCGCCGCCGATGCCCTCACCTCCACCCGTCCGCTTGACGCCTGGCAGCGTCAGGAGCTCGCCACCATCCTGACCGACCTCGTCGATGAGGCGACGACGGGCGACACCGAGAACACCACGGTCCTCACCCTCGCCGATGTCCGCGCGCTGCTGGCCGACCGCCTCCGCGGCCGCCCGACGTGCGCGAACTTCCGCACCGGTCATCTGACCATCTGCACGCTTGTCCCGATGCGCGCGGTCCCGCATCGCGTGGTCTGCTTGCTCGGCCTCGACGACGAGGTCTTCCCACGCGCCGGTACACGTGACGGCGACGACCTCGTGCTGCACGACCCGCACGTGGGCGACCGCGACGCCCGCCTCGAGGACCGCCAGCTGCTGCTCGACGCGCTCATGTCGGCCGGCGACCGGCTGCTCATCACCTACAGCGGAAGTGACGAACGCACGAACGCGAAGCGTCCCCCAGCGGTCCCGGTGGGCGAGCTGCTCGATGTGGTCGATCGCACCGTCCGCGTCCCGACCGGCCGGCCGCGCGATCGCATCGTCGTCGAGCACCCGCTGCAGCCGTTTGACCCCCGCAACTTCACGGCCGGCGAGCTTCAGCGCGACACGCCGTGGGGCTTTGACGCGCCGACCCTGGCGGGCGCCCGGGCGCTGGACGGGCCGCGCACCTCGCCGGGCCGATTCCTGCCGGGGCCGCTGCCCGGCATCGCTAGTCGGTCGCTCGAGGTCGACGACCTCGTGCGGTTCGTGCAGAAGCCGGTGCGCACGTTCCTGCGTCGCCGGCTGGGCATCACGGTCGGTGAATACGACGATGAGATCGACGACGCGCTGCCGATCGAGCTCGACGACCTCGAGAAATACGGCGTCGGCAGCCGGCTGCTCGACATGCTCCTGCACGGGGCCGCGCCGAAGGACGCCGTGAGCGCTGAGCGCGCACGCGGGTTCCTGCCGCCCGGGGCGCTCGGGCAGGCGGTCATCAACGAGGTCTGGCCGAAGGTCGACGCCGTGCTCGCCTGCGCGCGCGACGTCCTGGACCTGGAGAGCGAGCCGGAGTCCCTCGATGTCCGCGCGGTTCTGGCCGACGGCCAGACGCTCAGCGGCACGGTCGCGGGCGTCGCCGGCGACGTCCTGCGCTCCGTCTCCTACGCCACCCTCGGCCCACAGCACCGGATCGCCGCATGGGTGCGCCTCGTCGCGCTCACCGCAGCGCACCCCGAGCGTCCCTTTCAGGCGATCACCGTGGGACGCCGCAAGGCGCAAGCCTGCGTCTCACGCATCGGCCCGCTCGGCGACGACCCGCAGACCCGGTCCGCGACCGCGCTCAAGCACCTCGCCGCGCTCTCCGACCTCATGGACCGCGGGCTGCGTGAGCCGCTGCCCATCGCCTGCAAGACCTCCCACGCCTACGCTGACGCGGTGAGTAGAGGATTCGGCGCGCCGGGGACATCGGCGGCGCGCGAGTGGGTCTCCGAGTTCCGCTTCGACAAGGAGGACCGAGAGCCCGAGCACCTGCTCGCCTTCGGCGGCCAACAGCCAATCAGCTTCCTGCTCGCACCGCCGCCGCGCACCGACGAGCGCGCCTGGCACGAGCAGGAGCAGACGCGCTTCGGCGTCTACGCCCGCCGCCTGTGGTCCGGCGTCTTCGCCCACGAGCAGATCGAGACCCGGTGA